Genomic DNA from Telopea speciosissima isolate NSW1024214 ecotype Mountain lineage chromosome 2, Tspe_v1, whole genome shotgun sequence:
ACTGGTctgttggctatctccacctgcactACCAGGGCGTTCTCAGGTGGAAGGCTTACTTCCTCCAAGTCTACATCTGAGAAGGTGATTACCGTCTCTGTCTTGGtcatcttgcttggcttctctgctactcccacgaacctggcatgggctttggccttcctggtagactcctgccctggtcctcctagtatagtgaggatgggggctcccttggtgccacttggctatgttgtatctttcttttttctaggCGATCTCTTTCCCTATCTCGATCtgtccttctttcttcccttcttgatTCCTCTCTTTCTCGGTCATGACCTCGACCTCCTTAGCTCAAACGGCCATCGCGTCCTCCTTTCATATACTTGTTCAAACTCCCTGCCCTCACAAGTAGGTCTATCTCCCTTTTTAGTTGAATGCaatcctctgtgtcatgcctaGTGTCTTTATGGAAGAGACATTACTTGTTGGGATTAcacttctcaggtcctgctagtATGGGTCATGGCCAGTgtagtaggtcacggtcctggatctgagACCTGGTGGTATTCaggggtgtgaactcagggTTGCTTGCTCAGttacttctctctgggcgatggTCTGTCCTTCCTAACTGGTGGTCGCCCTTCTCCTATCGGCACTCGATCCTTGATCTCTTACTCTCTTTAAGGTCGTTCGGCGTTGATCTCTTGTTATCCTATGGCTTGGCATCGATTACCTTCTTCCGAGCCTATAGTGCCTCGACCATGTTGGCAAACTCGTTACACTGCTCCagaagctccttcatggtcctggtctcatgtcgcgccaggtccttgatcaagtccagagCTCTAATGCCCCCaaccaaggctgcatgctgggtctggtcgtctaagtctcgaacctccaaggactccttggtgaacctggtgacgtactccctgagggactccccagggttctgtaccacgttcaataAATTGattgtggtcttcttctgcttgacactgctcttGAAGTGGGTGACGAACTATGCACACAACTCTGCGAATGAACCTATCAACCTCGGTCATAGTCTAAAGAACCACGAAGTGGcagcacccttgagggatgcagagAACGCTCGACAGGAGACCATGTCTGATcccccatatagggtcatcatcccattgaagtagttgatgtgatcgttggggtccgtggtaccattgcagagttcgaaggtgggtaacctgaacctggaggggagtgtggctgccatgatctctgccgagaatggaTGCTGTCTGGGGATCAAGTGTGTCTCACTCTtagtctgcttcttcaatcttTCCAACTTCTCGTCCAAATCTCAGAGTCTCTGGTCTAGCTCCTCTTCTCGTGACTATCCCTCCCGTTTGGCTGGACGTTCACTGCGACCTCGCTCTCgacctctccttgaagttccctcctgtcttgagtgttggcgggatggcgAATGGTCACGTCGTGATGACCCCTAGCGTGaacgtgaggggctttcttctcgatAGGTCTGGCTTCACCCtggtgtgtgacttcctcctagtcgaccttggaacaccgaCCTCCTAATTGATCCTTTCGGACTGGGTACCagggatcggtgtgatggtgtccTCCGATGGTCTGACAGTACTAGGAGGTCCACTGTTCTCCTGGGATGTTGGGAGGGATCCCCTTGCTGGTGAGTAGCACTTGCGCGCCTGGTGTACCTCTCTGACttgtcacccctgggaggtgacctcctagggctctgctCCTGTCGAGGGATGACATCCGTCCTTTGTGTTGGCAACGCCCTATGACAATGGGATGTCGCGCATTGCCTCAagtagtctcgaaagagtcattggtcattgaggatctgccactgcaagtcattgatctgacccacagtcgtCGGTGCATTAGGATCAGGTGCTGGCTCTACGGCTGCTTCAGTGTTGAGGTCGACTACCTCAACTTATTGGTTCtctgggacctccctctcctgagagatAGGGTCATTGGCTCTACGATGcaagctctctggaggaggtgatccgttcccctccctcgcagcattgttggtggagggagcagtCTTCTTACCTTGTGGTGCCATTGAGTGATGGTGGAATCGAGATAGTAGATACGATGGCTAGCGTCATTCCCACAAATGGCACCAATCTATTGCATCAAGAAATTGTCCGGTGGTCCCTTtaagtgccgtaacctgcaaaaggaccagagTGACAAAGGCGAACtggtgtggtttcggcctaggactctctgatgtctaagttagatctctctgagcaaacaaatgaatagttagaattcaagatgagtttaTGGAGTAGAATACTTTTCCTTTTATAatagagtatggcggtgtggagagtcccagttcaATGGCGAGTGATCCGTTTGGTTGATAGAGTCCCTTggtagcagggctcttcctTAGTCGGTGGCCTCCCTAAGGGAGGTAGTGTCGCAGTGGTGTTGGGGTCCTTAGTAGATAAACACTTGCGTGTGGTGATAATATCTTTGATGTTTGAGTCCGTCAGGATGACGTGACtcataggcggtggcctagagtccttgagatggtgcatgtcttgttgatggcagCGGTAGTGGCTTGGTCTTAGATTAGGGATCTGACGTCTGTAGGCCATAcctgtgtggccgcgcctggtgaggaggccgcgcctgtgatGAGGAGGTCGCGTCTGGAGGCCGCgcccgtgaggaggccgcgcctgtgagGTCGCGCCTGGAGGCCGCTCCTGTGAGGTCATGCCTGATGGTTCATGTTTGAGCTGGTTCTCCGTCGGGCCTAGGACGGCCCACCTGCTTGGGCCAGGACACGTGGCGGCTCCCGATTGGccggtgtgattttgggtttatcaattGCAAAATACACATCTTGATATACATCCATGCCCATACTTTGCAATCACATAagttttatctttctttccGACTGTTCTTCTAAGTCTATGTAAGGTTAGAGGGTTACTGTGCTGAAGCTCTTGGGTCCTTCAAGGGACTAAAAGAACTGCTTTATCTTTTAGTTGGAGGttattttatcttggggtagtggtgtaGAACaatccttggcagtaggaggcatcaattaccttagagacagcaccacaagtgtgactcaacctcaagtttgttcaagttgttgcggaTGTGactctacatcaaattcaagttttggtcttctcatttcaggcAAAGGTCAAGCCTAATTTCTACTGCTTAAGCTATTGTATTATAATTTGTGTTGCTTCAATtgtttgtaaggaattgtaatacaattacccaacaataTGTATCATTGGTATTGGCTACAAAGATGatgatttttgaatttttgatcAATATTATCTGATATATATTAATAGGGGCGTTGTtatctgtgccgcagtgcaggttgtgcccagacatatgggggtgggcacaatgaccaacGTAGCTCCCTGTATAGGCTGTCTATGTGCCTGAGCGAAGGTTGCGCTGCAACActgagaacattctcccatattaATATTGTATTGATATTGACCTTgttcgataccgataccgataccgataccaatactaaTACtaatatcgatatcgataccgataccgataccgataccgataccgataccaatacaaTAGTTCGTTGGGTCGGATCAGGGTGGTAGGCGGGTTATCCACTTATCCACCATTCCCACAATTAAGGGGAACAGCGTGAGCGAAGCAGAAGAGACTGAAATTTTTGGTAGTCACGCGGGGTAGTTTATTGCCGAAGAAAGGGAAGTTGATAATGCCAGTAATGTATTCGGGGAACTTATCCTCCACGTGTAGAAAATATCGGGCGCGAATGTACCATgacaagacaaaaaaaaatgcgAGACTTTGTTGATATTTGTTGGGGCTAGAAAATATCTTAACGTGGAAATATCTACAGAAGGCTTTAAATAGTGAGGACTCAGAACCTGTTCAGTAGTTTTCTAGGTCGTGAAAGGTGAAAGAAGCCGTAACGTTGAGTTGCTCAACCTGAAACACAAAAAATCAACTATTACTGAGTGCTGACTGATATTAGAGCTTGAAAAATCCGTAAAAAGACGCAGAAGAAGGCAAGAATCGGAGCTGGAAACGTTCGTATTCGGTCAGAAAACAACCCCATAGCGCGGATTGAATCACAGTTTGTATGTCGTCCGAGTTTGACCCGGAGAGGTATGTAATCATGTTTCTTTTCCatcttctttggttttttttgttactAATTTGGTCGGTATGATTTTGAGTTTTGGTTCTGAAAAACTATGCGAACGATATTTTGAAGTTGTGTTAGTTTCTTCAATCAATGCATTGGAGAATGCCTCCGTTAAATGCTTTAATGATGGCGAATATCGTTCTTGTGAATATAGTGTCTTTGTGATTTCCCCTACTTTTTTTCTATTAAGCTTAGTCTTTACGAAATGGGCGGTGATCTTTGATGTTTTTCTTTGCGGGATTTGTTTCTTTAACCATGTAGAAGGGTCTGGTTGCGTTCAAGGTTCTacatggtcttcttcttctttcttattctgTTTAACCGTTTTTAACGTATAAGATGAGGGTTCATGTAATTGTGTTATCTTCTTTTTGGCGGGTATTGATGTTTCGTCCTGTGGGAATGTGGAAATGATGGTTTTCTGTCTTTCTATAATTGGCGCCATTTTTATTGTTCCTTGTGGTTTATGTTTCTTGCCTCCAATCCTGGTTGGAATAGATAATTTGTGGCGCATTGTTCCGATTCGTTTTTGTAGTTTAAGAACTCGTTCCATGTTCTAGCATTTCATTGATATCCCAGAGTCATAAACTTATAACCCATGTTCAGAGAAGCTTTGTAACTATGTTAAGTTATGCCATATAGATCAGTATTTTGAACCTACAATTTTGCCTTGGAAATGTGTACAGGAAGAGGAAGTCTAGAAGCAGGCGTAATGGATGTGATTCTGTAGTAGACAAACTCGCCAAGTGGAAAGAGATCAATGAGAAGCTCGATTCTTTTAGCTATAAAGGAAAGCGGATCCGTAAAGTTCCTGCCAAGGGCTCAAAGAAAGGTTGTATGATAGGGAAAGGGGGACCTGAGAATCCCCGATGCAATTACAGAGGTGTGAGGCAgaggacttggggaaagtggGTTGCCGAGATTCGTGAACCCAACAAAGGCATTCGTGAACCCAACAAAGGCAGCCGGCTCTGGCTGGGCACCTTCCCCACTGCTCTTGAGGCTGCTCAGGCTTACGACAAGGCCGCAAGGGCCATGTATGGTTCCTGTGCACGCCTCAACCTTCCTGAATGCTGTGCCTCAAAAGAATCTTCCAAGGAATCGTGCTCTGCTCCAATCCATACCATATCGACGTCCGAAACCACCACAACAACATCCAACCAATCAGCTGAGGTCTATGGAGCTGAGGAATCAAAGGTGAAGCTTGAGTTCATCTCCAATCTTGAACCTGAACATGAGGCAGTGGCAAAAGTCAAATTGAGGGAATCCAATGCTGTGGAGGCCCCTCAATCAATGACTATAGTCAAGGTGGATGTCAAGGAAGAGCCCCCAGATCCTATAGACTTTAGTGCCGATGGTACTTGTGAACCTGGAGGGGAGGAGATGTTGAATTCTGACCCGTTCTTCCATAATAATTTTTCAATGGATGAGATGTTCGACATGGAGGAGCTGTTGTGGAGTTTAGAAGATTCTGACACCCTTGAGGGTGGAGTGAGGCAGGATTGTAGGTATGACACAGATTTTTTCGGGAGCACTGAGAAAGACCTGTTGCAGTGTGGCAACCCATCAGATTTATCATATCACTTGCAGGACCCGGATACCAAGCTACTTGGGAGCTTGTACCACAAGCATGAGCCGCCTGCTGGTGATTACAGTTATGAATTCTTTAAGCCAGCCGAACAGAGTTCAGGAAGAAGAGGAGCAGATTATAGTTATGGGTGGGATGATGATCAAGGAATGCTTGGATTGGGGTTCTGATCGTAGCTTTGGAGTTAAAAAGTTTGCTTCTGCTTTTCCCATCTAAAGATGCATGAGAGTTATACAAGGACAGGTCCATTGTTGCACTTGCTTATGGTTTTGGATTGGCATGGATCTATGCTTTGTGTGCTTCTCATTTGATTACTTGTTTAGGTTTTGAAATTCATTGTTCTTCTGTCGCTTGAAGGTTTTCCTTTGCTGTAGAATGAAAGCAGACATGGTTTGTGCTAACCGGTATCAGTTAGACTTGATCCTCTATGGGGTTTTTTAGGTTCGAGGATCTGGCTGAtgtatttgtttcttctttcatttttgtgCGACATTGGTGAAGATGTAGAAAAGGGCTATTTAGTCCTGAGTTCACATTCTTTGTAAATATACTGGAAGACAGAAGATAATAGTGATTGCAGTGGAAAAGAGGGAAGTAAGAGTATGTAAATATACAATAAAATACTATGAGGCTTGGAAACAATACATGTatgctttcaatttcaatttacaTAAATCAGTCTCTTCTTGTAACATTCCTACTGTCTGTGCGAGTGTTTTGGGGTGGGGAGGGGATTAATATTTCAGTGGTATAGTGGGTTTTCGTGAGGATGGACCTTGTGCAACAGTTAGGTTActctattgtgaccaagtaggtggtcacaggttcgagtgtCTGGAAATCGCCTCTCAgtgaaacaggggtaaggctgcatacattatgaccctcccatgACCCCGCTGTGGTAAaaacctcgtgcactgggtttGACCTTTTGTAATGGGTTTTAGTCATGCTAGGACCTGGAAGGGGTGGCAATATGGCATTTTTATCGTTCAATCATGGTCCGATGTGACTAAAATATATATGCTGTGAAGGGATGACAATATGGTCGATGATGTATATAGTTTTACTGCAATTGGCATCGGCTCTGTCAGTAGttgtttttatctctttttagatatATAAGCGCTCTAAGTGGATATTGAGGGGCTGCCAAAATTCTTGAACAATTATGGCATTTCTATTGTTCAATCATGGTCAGATGTGACCGAAATGTATATGGTGTGAAGGGATGACAATATGGGATTATGGGTCgatgatgtatatattttgaCAGCAATTGGCATAGGCTCTATCAGTAGTTGTTTGTTTCTCGCTTTTTAGGTAAGCGCTCCGAGTGGATTATTGAGGGGCTCTGCCAAAATGAATCAATGGGAGATTGGGAGCGAGGTCATAACCTATGAGTGAGCCCAAGTTGAGTGGGGTTCTCTTAAAAATGAGCATGAGGTTTTGGGATTGGGTTCACATTGGGTTTTGAGATAAACCATGGATTTGACCATGGGTTGAACCAACTTGATTCCATTGGGGGCTTAAATAAGCTATGTGATAAATCCAAATTCACACCAATCAAGCGGAGGCCGCCACGTGTCCCGacccaaggaggtggaccatgACAGGACCAGTGAAGGACCAACCACGGGCGCGGACCGCATGGCCCTCCACGGGCGTCGATCCACATGGCCCTCCACGATGCTGATCCGCATGACCAACCTCGGGTGCCCATCCGCATGGCCACTCTTGGGCGCCCATCCGCATGGCCACCCTCGGGCGCCCATTCGCATGACCACCCTACAGGTGTGACCTCGGACAAGCACAGGCGTAGACCCTGGTCTAAGATCAAGGTACCACCGCCGCCATCAATAAGACATGCATCATCTCCAGGATGCTAGACCATCGCTTATCAGCTGTACAGTCCCAGACAGACACAAACACCAGGCACCTCATTTGACAACGTATCAATGTCTATCCGCTAGGTAAATCAGCCCTACAAGGAAACTACCTCCTGTAGGGGACAACCAATCATGGAAGAAACCCAGTACCTAGGAACTCTATCAACTATGAGGACAACTCGTCATCAACTGGGATTCTCCGCACCGCCACATTCggctataaaagggaaggtactctacccctcaaaatcatcttgaattctatcattcatctgtttgctcagagagatctaatttaggcatcggagagtcttaggccggatccacaccggttctcctgtCACCCTGGTCTTTTTGCAGGTTAAGGCACTCGAGGGACCATCGACGATTTTCTAACGCAACAGATTGgtgccatctgtgggaacgacgctagccatcgtATCTACTAGCTCAATTCCACAACtactcaatggcaccacggggtaagaagaccgctccctccacaaACAATGCTgtgagggaggggaatggatcacctcctccagagaacTCACGTCGCAGAACcaatgaccatgtctctcaggagagggaggtcccagaGAACCAACAAGTTGAGGTAGTCGACCTCAACCCTGAAGCAGCTGTGGAGCCAGTACCTAATCCTAATGCATCAACGACTATGGGTCAGGTTAATGACTTGCAGCGGCAGATCCTCGATGATCGACaactctttcgagactacctGAGGCAATGCGCGACATCCCACCGCCGTAGGGCGTTGCCAACACCAAGGACAGATCCTGTCCCTCGACAAGAGCAGAGCCCCAAGAGGTCACCTCCCAAGGGTGACAGGTTAGAGAGGTACACCAGGAGCGCAAGTGCCACTCACCAGCGAGGGGATCcctcccagcatcccaggagaacagcGGACCTTCCCATTCAGTCAGATCGTGGAAGGACGTCATCACACAGATCCGTGATACCTAGCCCAAAAGGGTCTATCAGGAGGTTGATATTCCAAGGTCGACTAAGAGGAAGCCACACACCAGGGCAGAGCCAGACCTaccgagaagaaagcccctcatgTTCATGCCAGGGCTCATCACgacgtgaccattcaccatcccgccagcactcaaggtgggaggggacttcaaggagaggacgaGAACGAGGTCGTAGTGAACGTCCGACCAGACGTGAGGGACAGTCACGAGAAGaggagctagacaagagactccgagatttggacgagaagctagaaggattgaagaagcagaccaagggcgagacacactcgatccctaggcaacatccattctcggcagagatcatggcagccacactcccctccaggttcaggttacccaccttcgaactctacagtggaaccacggaccctaatgatcacatcaactactttaatgggatgatgaccctatacggGGGATCAGATGTGGTCTCTtgccgagcattccctgcatccctcaagggtgcagccacttcatggtttttcgggctacgaccgagatcgaTAGGTTCTTTTGCAGAGTTATGTGAatagttcgtcacccgcttccagagcaacgtcaagcagaagaagaccacagtcaatctactgaacgtggtacagaaccctggggagtccttCAGGGAGTACGTCACCAGGTTCACcgaggagtccttggaggttcgGGACTTAGATGACTAGACCTAGCATGCAGCCTTGGTTGGGGGCATCAGAGACTTGGATTTAATCAAGGACTTGGCATGACATGAGACCAGGACCGTGAAGGAGCTTCTGAAACGATGCAACGAGTTCgccaatatggccgaggtactgcAGGCTCAGAAGAATGTGATCGAAGACACCAAGTCTGATGCGGTTAAGATGCTCAAAAACTATCCCATCCTACTATTGGGGTCCATGACTGGGGGTTCCACCCCAGCATCATCTCCAGGAGGTCTACCATCTGGGCGAAGACTAACAACGGCATCCTCCCCGTTACTAGAAGCAGGTTTGGGAGGAAGCAATGGGGGGAGATTGTCAACAAAAGAAGACGACCCTGAAGAGGGCCCATCCGTGGACCCAACCACAATAGTGGCGGAGTCAAATTCGCTCTAGACGTCATGGACAATGGCAAGGAAGGCTACTTACTTAAGTAATGCTCCCCAACGTCAACCCACCGACCTAGGAGAGTGGAAAACAAGCTGCAAACAATCAACAAGCGAACCTGTAAGGCAAGGTACcacaaaaaaatgaataaatacaTATTGGGTGCGGATCGAAGGCGACGGGCGCCAATCAGGCGCTGATCGAGGCCTACGGGCATAGATCGCAGGCCCAGATCAAAGCCTACGGGTGTGGATCGACAGGCTCAGGTCAAAGACCTATGGGCGTGGCTCGACAGGCGCGGATCAAAGGCCTACGGGTGTGGATCGACAGGTGCAGATTGAAGGCCTACAGGCGTGGATCGACAGGAGAGGATCAAGGCCTACGGGCATGGATCGACAGGTGCGGATCGAAGCCTATGGGCGTGGATCGACAAGCACAGATCGAAAGCCTACGGGCATGGATCGACAGGCACAGGTCGAAGGCCTATGGGCGTGGCTCGACAGGTGCAGATCGAAGGCCTACGGGCGTGGATCACCAGGCGTGGATCGAAGGCCTATGGGCATGGATTGACAGACGCAGATTGAAGGCCTATGGGCATGGATCGACAGGCATGGATCGAAGGCTTATGGGCATGGATTGACAGACGCAGATCGAAGGCCTACAGGCGTGGATCGAAGCCTACAGGCATGGATCGACAGGCACGGATCGAAGGCCTACGGGCATGGATCAATAGGCGCAGATCAAAGGCCTACGGGCGTGGATCAAGACAATGGGCGCGGATCGAGGCCTACGAGTGTGGATCGACAGGCTAGGTTCAATAGGTGCCAATCGATGCTCATGGGTGTGGATCTAGGCCTACGGGCATGAATTGAACAGGCGCGGATCGACAGGCGTGGATCGAACAAGCGCGGATCGATGGGCGTGGATCAAATAGGCGCGGATCGACGGGCTTGGGTCAAACAGGTATGGATCGATGGGTGTGGACCGACAGGCACGGATCGATGCCTATGGTCATGGATCGACAGGCACGGATCGGAGCCTACGGGAGTGAATCAAGCCCCGCAGGCGTAGATCGAAGGCATCGGGTGTGGACTGAGGATGATGGGCGCTGATTACCTGCTGCACGTGGACTAGTGGCATTGAGGCACAAGGAACGAGCACGAAGGGCACGACCGTGAGGATAAGGCTAGGCCAGCCACTAAAGCAAGGCTAATGGTCAAGTGGGATCAAGAAAGCAAATAGAAGGCACTACTGTTCATTGCAACCCAAGAGCAAATACTTAGGGGGCACCAAAAAGCAAATGGCAATGCCAAGAAGGGAGAAGattccaagaaagaaaagtaaaaagtaaaaaggcAAGAGATAGATGAGCAAAagtgaaaaaaggaaaaagtgaaaaaggaaaagagtaggaaaaagaaaaaaaggtgcaaggggagaggtttgaacccacaacctctcccactTCACCAAATGATTCGTAGGTACACCCTCTAACGAGAAGGAATTCACAACAAACCCCCTATGAGTGTAAAAAGACAAAGTCTATTCTCTTGGACATTTTgaccaagagagtggggggcaaatgacaaacccaaattcacaccaaccaatcggaGGCCACCACGTGTCCCGGCCTAAGGAGGTGGACCATGATAGGACCAGTGAAGGACCAACCACGAGCACGGACCGCATGGCCCTCCACGGGCGCCGATCCGCATGACCACCCTCGGCCACCCATCTGCATGACCACCCTACAGGTGTGACCTCAGCTAAGCACAGGCATAGACCCTGGTCTAAGATCAAGGTACAATCgccaccatcaacaagacatgcatCATCTCTAGGACCCTAGACCATTGCCTATCAGCTGTACAGTCCCAGAGGACACAAACACCAGGCAACTCATCTGACAACTTATCAATGTCTATCCGCTAGGTAAATCAGC
This window encodes:
- the LOC122650660 gene encoding dehydration-responsive element-binding protein 2A-like produces the protein MSSEFDPERKRKSRSRRNGCDSVVDKLAKWKEINEKLDSFSYKGKRIRKVPAKGSKKGCMIGKGGPENPRCNYRGVRQRTWGKWVAEIREPNKGIREPNKGSRLWLGTFPTALEAAQAYDKAARAMYGSCARLNLPECCASKESSKESCSAPIHTISTSETTTTTSNQSAEVYGAEESKVKLEFISNLEPEHEAVAKVKLRESNAVEAPQSMTIVKVDVKEEPPDPIDFSADGTCEPGGEEMLNSDPFFHNNFSMDEMFDMEELLWSLEDSDTLEGGVRQDCRYDTDFFGSTEKDLLQCGNPSDLSYHLQDPDTKLLGSLYHKHEPPAGDYSYEFFKPAEQSSGRRGADYSYGWDDDQGMLGLGF